GGATATGATAACCTTGTAACATAATTGGATATGTGAATGCAGGAGCTGCGAAGGAAGCTTCCTGTTACTCGTACATTGTTTCCATGGCACAATACCATGCAATTTAGCCTTACAAGAGACCTCACTAAAGAACTTGGAATTGGAAAATAGACATGTAAAGGAACTGTTTTTCAAACTCGAGCATATGACTACATTTTTTGAACCTGAATCTCATAGTGTGTGTCGGGATAGCTGCTAAATGGTCCAGAATGTAATGCTGGTTGTCCCCTGAAACCGACATTACTATCATCTATTGCTGGATGAGTACATGTTATGTGATATGTTATTCAAGTGCCTTTTTTCATATCTTTTTGCTCCACCTATCTTGGTATCTCTAAACTGTAGAGTAATAATGATGATGTGTCGTTGTGCATGTTCCACCTATCTTGGTAACTCTAAACTGTAGAGTAAAAAGATAGTTAGTCCATGCACCGATAAGGTTTTGTGGATTATTTTCCCCAAATAAATTTTGATGAcctttattaaaaaagtttaatgagttttttctttttattggcACAAACTATTATCATAGTCGATTGTTGTCCACCCTCCTTGGTGTACAATAATTCTTTGTAGTTTTTCatttgaaagaaataaaataaatctattCATTAACTTTTGAGTTTATTAAGTTGTCAATAAAACAACactataataaaattatgtactATGTATTCTAAGATAATAATGAATATTCAAATAGTTATTTGATATAAACATTGGGATTTATTTCTTAAAGCTGATTTCAACTTAATCGATTATACTGagtattttgttaaaaaaaaataattatggaTCTTTATTATATTCAACTAAAATATGTCTGACAAAATTAACTTGAGTTGGAGTTAGTTAAAGTTTcaaactgtttttttttccatacatAATGACTTTTATGAGCTTTtctaaaatttcattttaagaGTTATAATTAAGTTGCTTATGGTTCACATATTCAGAATTTgtttggaattgaatttcatttaatagTGTGTTTGGTCGGATTATCATTCGGTTAGAATGTTgacattttatcatttgaacAAATCTTCATTTTTAAAAGAGTCATATAGATTTCAATTCATTCATAATctcaaatctaaaaaaaaaaaaaaagaagagttcAATCAAAGAACTTGGTCTCCATTCTTAGATCAAGTGGCCACCTAGGGCCCTTTAAGAGGATTCTAGGGAGGCGATGTTGGCTTGAATACTAGTGATCGAATCTCAATTTCTCATGGTCTAGAACATTTACCTTTTCAGATGTCTGCGGGCCGTGTTATCACACCCTTGATCTCCAAGGTGTCCGTATAGATTTTACTAGAATTCAAACCAATAACTAACtagtcgttctaaaaaaaaaattcattatttaaaatttaaattcttTCACGTATTTCATTTCATGCCACCCAAAAttctcttttttattataagttttaaaaacaCCTTGGCAAACGTACCCGTATAAACTTGCGGAAAAAGGGCCTAATTCTGATCGAACCAATCACGTGCTAATCACGTGACTTAGGGTTTTAAGCCGTCAAGCAAAAGGGTTTTATGCTCCCCAAAAACATCCATTTTCACAGAATCATGAACATCTGAATACACCCTTACACACACTAAATAACACACACACAGAAACCGCCATGAAACAACTCAATTCCATCACAATCTCCCTCTATTCTCACCGTCTCCTCCGCCGTAAACCGGCACCACGGTTCATCGGAATCACACATTTCtcaacaacatcatcatcatcaacaccaCAAGATTCCTCATATCATAGAAGAAACCAAGATGAAATGAGGAATGTTAGGGTTTCAGTTTGGTGGGATTTTGAAAATTGTCAGGTTCCATGTAATGTAAATGTGTTTAAAGTTACTCAATATATAACTTCTGCTGTCAGAAATGTTGGGATCAAAGGACCTCTTCATATTACTGCTTTTGGTGATGTTGTTCAGTTGTCGAGATCGAATCAGGAAGCGTTGTCGTCTACCGGGATTAATCTTACTCACATTCCTAATGGTtcgtggtgtttttttttttttttttttcaaatgaatgTGATTGTTTGCCGGTTGATCAATGTGTATGTTTTTACGCGTTTCTTGTTGATTTGTTACTCGAGCTTGAAAACATAGAGGGAAACCGATGGATTAGTATGATAGACAGTATTTGCAACCAGTTTAATGAGAATTTGCAaccagtttttttttctaaaaaatttaaCTAAACTCCTTTGAAAGTTCAGTGATtcatggaattttttttttgggtggtTTCTTGCCTAGACCGGGACAAAACTGTAAGTATGTTGCCATTTGATAGGTTATACTGTATattttaatgatgacaaatagcTATTATGTGCTTTCACAAATGTTTTCATATTTTGGTCTTTCAATAACCTAGAGACACGATAAATAAGTTGAGTGTTGTTTTCTTTCATTCTTAAATTTTGAATAAAGGTAGGTTTTGTGTTTTAATTCTTGTAAGTTTGTCAACGAAATGACCAAGTGACCAACATGGAACCCAAGACCTACTTTTTATGAGTAGACTAGAGAAAAACAAATTACAGGGAATATTAATGTAAGTTGTTAGAATCTTCAGCTTGCCCTAGGGTTCTATGCTTGAAATTTCTTTCTTGTTTGACAAAATCGACATATCATGAAAGTTGAGCAGGACAGCAGGGTATGACTTATGTTTTCACGGTAGCAGATTCAACTCTATAATTCGAACATGTTTTCTATGTTGGTTTATGATTAATGCAGCATGTAACAGAGTATTAGTAACTGTTTATTGCTGGACGAACTGGTTGCAGAAATTAGTATTATATTTCCATATTGGCTGTAAAACAAATATCGTGCCTGTCTACTCAAGACACTATTATAGTCTTTTTTTTAGCTGTTCACAGTAAGTAATCATGTCGTTTTTTCAATGCAGGGGGGAAGAACAGTGCTGACAGATCTCTTCTAGTGGACCTCATGTATTGGGTTTCTCAAAATCCTCCACCTGCACATCTTTTTCTAATCTCCGGGGACAGAGATTTTGCTAGCACTTTACACCGATTAAGAATGAGCAATTATAACATATTGCTTGCTAGTCCAGATAATGCACCTGCAGTTCTTTGTAGTGCTGCAAGTATAATGTGGCAGTGGACTTCATTGGTCAAAGGGGAAAATCTTAACGGAAAGTATTTTAACCAACCTCCAGATGGTCCTTATGCTTCATGGTATGGTCATTACAGAGTTGCTCTTGAGGACCCATTTGTGGTTTGTAACCAAGTTTCGAACCAAACTCCATCTGTGCAATCAGAGGGGATTTCTGACTCAAATTCAGATATTAAGCCTCGTGCAATTCCAAAGGTTGTTCTGAGTGCGATTCGTAATGTATTGAATTCTTATCCTAAAGGCCTCTCAATTACAGAGCTTCGAGCTGAGTTGATGAACAATAATGTCACCATTGAGAAGGATTTTTATGGTCATAAGAAGTTCTCTCAGTTTCTCTTGGCTATGCCAAGTTTGTTGAGACTTCAATCTATGAAAGATGGTCAACATATGATACATGGAATTAGCCCAAAAAGTCGTGAATCATGTTTGCCTACTCTTGATAAAGCTTCGGTAACGTGTGCGTCTACTACGGATAAGGCTTCTGTAACGTCTGTACCTTCTCCCGGTAATGCTTCTGGGACATGTCTGCTTACTCTTGATAAGACTTCTGTTCCTAATGAGACGACAAAAGATACACAAGATTCGGCTCCGGTTGCTACTCTTAACGAAGCTGGAGACCACAATGCTTATGTGCCTCCTATGGAGAGTATGTCGTCACAACCCTCCAACTTAAATGAAGCAAAGCTTTCTAGAGAGTCACAGAAACTTCCAGGGAAACACGAAGAGCCACTGCAAGTTCAGGGGCAGCCTCACATTATTGAGAAGACTGAAGTAGATGATGGTCAATTGATCCGATTAAAGACTAATGGACCTATACCTAAAGTGGAAACTTTCAAGTCTACATTGAGGAGATGGTTGTGGGGTGAAAATGCTTATCAAGAAAATATCTCTCATACCGATACTGACTTCTCCACATCCCAAAAAAGCACTGATAAAGTAAATCTTAATGGAAATTCCATGAAGTCAAAAGAGCAGTTGCCTGACCCGGGAAAGGTTTCCCTATCTTTATTGTCCACAAATGAAGTTCGAGATGCGGAAATTGATCGGGCGTCTGCAGAAAATGTTGATAAAGTTCAGAAGCCTTTAGGTATCTTTGGTCAGATTTTTAGATGGTTCAAGTTCAAGAGAACTGATAAGAATTCTGATGACCTGAATACAGAATTGAGTAAAAGTGATAAAGGTTTATCTAGTTATTCAGAGATGCAGGAAATCCTTACAGAATCTTTTTGGAACAACTTGTTGAATTTCTTGGAAACCTCCAAAGGGTCATCCTCAGTTTTGAACTCCAAGACCAGGTGAATGGCTGTCTTATGTTGATATAGTTGTTTCACTTTTTGTGGGTATACCTTTCATATGggtaataataaaatacaaaattagatTGCTCATATGAAAGATAGAATGAGATTCAAAATGCATGCAATATTGATACTATAGGCTTACTACAATTTAAGTTACTGTATATAATCTGAGATGTCTGATGGTTCGAGAAAGGTTCAACTCAAGCTGTCTAAGAAATTTTAGTTCTGATGATAGTTTGGTTTTAGTCTAGTAAATGTAAGAAAAGTTTCTATATGTGAGACTCATACGATTTTGATCAGTTGCTCTATGAAGATAAAAACAATTCATCTGGATCCTTGTAATATTAAGTCCCAAATGCCATCTAAGTGACTTTATCTTTGGAATAGGTGTTATTGAGTCTGCCGAGAGAACATAATGGCTTGTTGCCCGTTTGCCTTCTATTTCTATGTTAAAtgtgatttgaaaagttttttaaaatatataatttgaaggttaaaaaaaactcatttggTATAGTATTGTTAATTAATGTTattagcaaatatatatatctatacatcttAGTGTTACATTTTCTGATTATTTTATACACCAGATCTTGGATGGATATGACATGAGTCATCACATAATTGATTTCAAGTATCATCCACATCGGTTGCGTATGTGTCGTCGCTCCAAtacaattatcattattattacccATTGTCATATATAACTCTACTGGTAGAATAATCAGATAGGTTGTTGGTAAAATATGTTTTCTTCCCTTTGTG
The sequence above is drawn from the Erigeron canadensis isolate Cc75 chromosome 4, C_canadensis_v1, whole genome shotgun sequence genome and encodes:
- the LOC122595007 gene encoding uncharacterized protein LOC122595007; its protein translation is MKQLNSITISLYSHRLLRRKPAPRFIGITHFSTTSSSSTPQDSSYHRRNQDEMRNVRVSVWWDFENCQVPCNVNVFKVTQYITSAVRNVGIKGPLHITAFGDVVQLSRSNQEALSSTGINLTHIPNGGKNSADRSLLVDLMYWVSQNPPPAHLFLISGDRDFASTLHRLRMSNYNILLASPDNAPAVLCSAASIMWQWTSLVKGENLNGKYFNQPPDGPYASWYGHYRVALEDPFVVCNQVSNQTPSVQSEGISDSNSDIKPRAIPKVVLSAIRNVLNSYPKGLSITELRAELMNNNVTIEKDFYGHKKFSQFLLAMPSLLRLQSMKDGQHMIHGISPKSRESCLPTLDKASVTCASTTDKASVTSVPSPGNASGTCLLTLDKTSVPNETTKDTQDSAPVATLNEAGDHNAYVPPMESMSSQPSNLNEAKLSRESQKLPGKHEEPLQVQGQPHIIEKTEVDDGQLIRLKTNGPIPKVETFKSTLRRWLWGENAYQENISHTDTDFSTSQKSTDKVNLNGNSMKSKEQLPDPGKVSLSLLSTNEVRDAEIDRASAENVDKVQKPLGIFGQIFRWFKFKRTDKNSDDLNTELSKSDKGLSSYSEMQEILTESFWNNLLNFLETSKGSSSVLNSKTRHEMVQNFQQFGPSQLRSLSVSHALHLVDLLISEKKWLVETPSQTFPFRPSSKISISKRSDSKPQGVKGQIGGSMLPITSKVAPKNRSQILNHCQKLVNQVVKENPDGFKISSFKKLFLEKYGYNLEVQQLGYPKLASLIQIMPGVKLESNCIFPSGEHSRNLRSDNDNDTLWEELGPVAQMESIKEDDFETVSDNDLSDSEDENSPTRFQMHSSRKEQESSLLQILDTWYGKNQDSDNKITSYESAEKIDFLNNNKYEQKQKHAKSYSFVKEKSGDDQNGVINGILGSLKKSEYDSPRSKIEG